The DNA sequence TCCAGAGCCGGGGTTTTCTCTTCAATTAAATTATCCATGTGGCTGAAGGATTATGACAATGTGGTTAATATATTTCCCTGTCTTCTGTCCTGTTTTTGCAGCAATACTTTTAGAGCATTCTGCAGCATGCTGGTACATTACAGAGCATAGTCTAGAGATAATCAGCAATAACAACACCTCTTAGGTTTGTATTAGGAGGCACTTAAACTTGCTGCTGCTCTGGTTTGTGATATTGTCAGAGCTGTCTGGAAAAAAATTTTTGAATGCTTAGAGAACGTGGCCTCTAAGACAGTATAAACCTGTGTTCATAAGCCAATCTGCTATACAAATAATTCAAACTGGTATCCTCAACAAAGAACTGGAATGAATAACTCCTGAATattgtgtatgtttgtgtgtgttgtgttaTATGAGAGTTATACTAAGTGTTCCCTGCAGCATACACTCTTAGAGGCTAACATGGGGCCTTGACTGTAGGACATTTGAAAAGGTTAGGGTTGTGcatacacccctccccaccacacacacacaccaaactgCCCAGTGGAACCTGGAAGAACACTGGCTTTGACTCAGCTCACCAGAGACCGCAGGGGTCCACAACCTGCTTGAGGTGGAGctctgaaatttgatcttttgacttcTATATATTGTCCCAGTGcgggtgatgctttttaaagtcactaatagtcctgcttacaacagttttattaataaataaagatgcagaactttaccatttaggtggtggttggtagcattagctgattttttttgttaaccACAAATGGCATGGCTTTGATCAaactcccggctgcatggggaagaaagggctgggctgagctcctgccttgtatgtggatgaaaattggctcgcatgatgctcttggcacccatgccaggggttgctgatctcTGGGCTATGACTTCATCGATTTCTTCAGTCCAGGTCTGTTATAATTTAGTAGGGGGTCATACCTGATACCGGTGAGTGAGGACTGTAGGCAAATATTTTGCCTTTCAAACTCAGATTGGCGGCAGAAGTGAGTACATGTTGCTCCAGAGGAAATATGACTGAGGATCAACATTTTTTTCCTCACTTTCACAGAGCCCTTCTCACGTGCTCACTCATTCTGACACACAATCATTCAAAGCTTCTCACCTGGGTGTTGGATCTCGCAGGAAAGAATCTAAAGAATGGATAACGGTCTAGCATAACTAACTGGATATCATTTGCTGTGAAGTCTATTTTAGCAATTATTATATTTTTGTGGTTTTCATGTTTCTTGCCCAGCTCGTCCCAAATTGGTAAGAGTTTCCTGCAATTGTGGCACCAAGGTGCATCTgtaatttgaaaaacaaaaatagatgTTCAAACAGGAAGCCTATGAACtactccactgaagtcacaggAATACAGAAGGTTTAAGTGCCAGAGCTAAACCAGGCATTTCCCACCTATAGAAACAGTGGGGCAAATCAGGAAGTGCAGTGAAGTCAGAAGGAGTTTGTCAAAGTGAGAAATGAGCAAACTCTGAGTAAACACCCTAAGCCCaccaaattcttttttcctggtaCCCTTTTTGTGGTGGCAGGAAGCCTTGCAGCTCAGGTAGGCCACAGCACCTCCATCCTTGTTGCGTAACAATGCTTTACCATCCTCAATTTAGGAGAGAGACAGGTGACCAAATATCCTGATttcagcagagccaacagccaccgcaggtctgaggcaaggtgggaaggtgggtcctggctctgtgccagaaaggggcagggacaagggcagaaggggcaggacctaagGTAGTCAGCACTGCCCTACCCTTCACAACCACGTGgaacagcactgctgctgcactATGTCAAAAGGGTCCAGgagtccagctgccactgctgccaaaatagcagtgatGGCCCCattgaaaggctgggccctgccccaattgcccccatcagtgggcctgcctaTGTTGTTGAGACAGTCCTGATGCTGGGGGATTTAACTTACATAGGACCCTGTTAtgccctcaccccaccctcttgcggtttcacacttgctatctgatcACCCTAGATTACAGCCATAAAACAAATATACATCTGCTTCATATGACTGGCCCTTTTCTCTCTAATATGCAAACCAAAACTTCAAGagggaaatcctggccccagtgaagtcaatgggagttttattaTTGGCTTCAGTGTGCTTGGGATTTTATCCCAGAAATGTTCATATTCCAGAACCAAATTTTCAGGCTGGGTACCCCTCTTCTTAAGATttgaggaggggagagggatcaATGTGAGCTCTGGGAATGGCAGATGCTGCTCTGAATCTGTGGAATCAGGCATCAAATCGTTGGAGAAATGGCTTTCTCATGAGCTTCCCATTTCTGCATCAATCAGGCCAAAGGTATCATCGTTTTGGATCTTGGTTGCACCCAACAAGTGAACCAGCAagttaaaatattacaaaaatagaaaggagggAAGCTGCCTTTTCTGAGCCTTGTGAGATCAACAGATGGTTCACTGATGGGGCAAAACCTTGCTTGAATGCATTTGCATAGCGCAAACCTGGTGATCATGATAGAGAATTAAACCcttcataataaaaataaacacagaaagaCCTAGCAGCTTCTCAGATGACTTCACTAGAGACAATTCCATGCTTGACCAAGGTCTTCAACTCAAATAAACCTTTCATCAGTTTAACAATTCAGTCTTTGTTGCAAAGTATCTCTTGAAACAGTGAAATGTCAGGCACACAAAAATGATATGGAAAGGCAGTGTTTCAGGGCGAGGGGCTGCAGTTCTTTGTATATTTGTCTCGCTTTCAAACTAATGTGGTGTGCATAAATCAGGGAGAACTGTGTGGAAAGAAGTTTCATGTATCAGCTAAAAGTCCCAACAGTCCTTTCTGAACAATCCAAAGGATATGGAAAGATAGCAGAGCAGGGAATTTTCTATGACTCTTGACTTGATACCGTGCAAAAACTAGGCTCTGGAAGAATGTCTGAAATTTTAAAGGAGAATTGTACAGCCATTTGTGAGTATATTCCTGTGTTTCTTGCATATGGTTTCTCTAAAGAAACACACTTGACTTGAAAAACGGGGGCCTTGAACATTTTTTCATATATTGGTGTCCTTGTCAAGTTCTGATTTGTTAATGTAATTCTGCCCACCTAAATTCCCATGCCTTTTCAATCCAGAAAGGTGTTCATGACTTTTCTTTCCTGAACTCCAGTGGTGTAATCTTGGGCCCTGTAACATTTTCCACTTTCCTCTCTGGTGCTGCTGTAATTCATCAGTGGAGCAAGGGTATCCTACAGATAGTTTGCATCCTTAGTGTGTAAAAAGATTTAGTACCAGCATTCAAGATTTTTTCTGTGGGAGGTGATTAGATTGTTTACAGGTCCAATTTATGcccttttcctccctcttttccttttgcaCTGGAAGAATAAAATTAATTGTGAAAAATAGGGTTTTTTTGGTCTCAGATTAGGTCAAAAGGTCCGAGGTACAGAGAGGAACAGAAGTAGGAACAAGACTGCTGAGGGGTTGGATTGAGTATCTTGTTTCACGTGGAGGAAGGAAAATTAGGCAGCAACAGCAATTGTAGTATGACTGCAGTGCAGTTTTACCCACCCTCCTTTTGTATACACTACACCTCAAAGGTCCATGCACATCTTTCTTCATGCTAATTGTTACCCGATTTATTCAGATGCCTTTGTTTCCCTAAGGCCCAACTTTTTCTAGTGGCATTTATCAGACCACCAACAAACTCTCAAACGTGTTCACAAAAGCCTAAAATAGGCATTAAAAGGCCAGGTTTGGTTTTGACTTACACATCCAGACAGAGGCACAGTGGGGAGTAAGTGCCAAGGGTTACTTGGATTGTGGGTCTAGGGCCCCAGGCTTAGTCAGCACCTGCTATTCCCACCCTGGAGTGGGTGAATGGGAAAGTGTAGGAAATAGGCAGAGCTGCTCTGGTGACTGTAGGAAGGGATAGTCAGCTTATGTTATATAGATCAGCAGGAAACTACTTCCCTAGAGCTAAGGGGATCAGCAAAGGGCTTGGGTCTCTTTTTCTGCAGTGGTCCTAGAGTATCACAGGAAGACGTCCTCCACTTGCCAAGGGATGTGTCTGTGGGACACCATCTAGTTCCTGTGGCACAGCACATTGGAACGTAACGTTGTGCAATAAAATGCCAGGATAGCTTTGTCTTTCAACATCAAGATTTCCCAGTGCCATGGAAAATATTGGCTTTAGGCTTTCCTATTATTCAGAGCAATCTTAAGTCAGCACCTGAACCTCACAGTTTCCTTCATATATGGCACTTAACTTCCTAGCAATGTTTTAAGCAGATAGCAAAAGTGTATTAATATGAACTGCTGTAATATTTAGGGTTTGGTTTGATTCAGAACACATTCATTTTTACATCAAAGCGATCATGTTGAAACAACCTAGAATGATACTCACAAAACATTACAAACACATTTTTGGTCTTGTTAAAGGCAACCTTGTTGAAGTTCTTTCCAACAAGCACCTTGACAGGATTCTTGTCCCAGtccactggaatttcttcactAGATACATGTGGCTAATCCGAAAGAGAAACAGGGATAAGAAAGTGAAGGGGATATCAGGAAGCACTATTCTGGTTCAGTTTAAAGTGAGACTGAATGGACAATTCTCATCGTGTTCTTTTTTActacacctaggccgtgtctacactagccctaaactttgaaatggccatgtaaatggccatttcgaagtttactaatgaagcgctgaaatgcatattcagcgcttcattagcatgcgggcagccgcggcacctcaaaattgacgcagctcgctgccgcgcggctcgtcctgacagggctccttttcgaaaggaccccacctacttcgaagtccccttattcccatctgctcacagcaataaggggactttgaagtaggcggggtcctttcgaaaaggagccccgtagggacaagccacgcagcggcgagccatgtcaatttcgaagtgccacggccgcccgcatgctaatgaggcgctgaatatgtatttcagtgcttcattagtaaactttgaaatggccatttacatggccattttgaagtttggggctagtgtagacatagccctagtgtttttttaaaatatcaggaGTCATGTCAACCCATCAGTAGGTTACTTGAACCCTCGCAATCCAGGTGTTCTACAAAACCTGGCTGAGTGACTGGCAAAAGCAAAAAACTAGACAGCTTTCTTATTGTGGATATAGAGAGGAGCGAGTTGCCTGGATCTCTCTCCCCTGCACATGGTTCCTTCCTTCCCAATGGCAACTGTTAAGCATGAAGGTAAATCAGCCTGTAGAACACTGAAAAAAACAATATAGTTTATAAGGAATTTTTTTAAGAACATCTGTGGCACGAACATTCTGATACCTCATtgtgataacaaaatattttcatgagAATAGGGAGTGATCCATCAGGAAGATAataagaaagtgaaaaagataaggaggcatgcaaataaggaaacCCAAGCTCCTTCACAGCAACTGCAAGATCTTATAATTCTTTGCATTTTCACAGAAATTATCAGGATCTTCTGTAGCACCTTTCCTCAGCCTCAAAGCCCTAAATACTCAAAGCTTCTAGGTGCTAATGAATCCTCATATCACCTCCCTGGGGTTAGACAAATATTTTCCCATACAGATGAGGAAAATGAAGCTCTGAGAGGTTTCATGGCCTTATTTGCTGAGTTGTTCTGAATGCCAGGTAACGTTGACGGAATTTAGACGTTCTCATCACCTTTAAAATTCAGGCCGTAAGCGACTTGCTTAAATTCCTACAGAGAGTCATTGGCAGAATCTTGTGGACCATCTCAGTTATCCAAAATAAGGGAGTAGACCCGTTTGCACTGAAGGAGTATGCGACAGCAACAAGAACAAGTCTATAAAATCAGAACCAGCTGACTACAAGTTGTGGATTAGGTATTTTAAATGACACTTTCAGTTTATTTTTACAAATGTGCTAGAATCCTCAGCTGGCTTCTAATGGGCATCTGATTCTCAGTCTCTTCAGAAAGACATACCTTTGCTTTCCCATCTAGGTAGCTGTGGCAGAAGCTTCTTACATTCTCCACAGTAACCTCATCTGCAGGCATTTTGTACTTTGCATCATTGGTCAGGTTGAAGATTCGCACTGCAGGAACGTCTATCTCTGTGATGCGAAAATATTCAAAAACACGCCCATTTCTGGTCTCGTTTGTGTCCACCAAGATGAACATTATCTGGAAAAGAAATATAGCAGCACGTGGGTTATTCAGCTTCATAACATCCATTACATTCGAAATGCAGAAGGCTATTATTGTCTTAGAAACACAGCTGTGCAGTTGTTCATTCGAGTCAGCATCTTTTGGATTCCTCCTTAGGGACCTGCATCAACCAGCTCCATCTTTCCCTTTGAATTTCCGATTAAAGGACATTAGAGTCTGGACATGAGATGAGTTAAAAGCATGGAATCCAGGTGGAATCCAAAGGTCAATTTGGACAGGAAAACTTCCCCAGTTTCAGGGTACTCCAGGCAAACATTTTGGTTTAATCATAAGAATACAAGCCAGATTTTAAGTTTAGAGCCAGAAACGAACCTTTCAAAACCTGGCATTGTTAGGACCAGGCTTATCTGCTGCTGGAATTATGCAAAAACCATATGCCAAGCCTGGTTCATGCAGCAGGTTTGTAAACTTTTCTGTGACCCAGCTCTGAGACAATCACAACATTCTAAACCATGTAATCTTGGGCTTTTACTGAATCCACTTGGTACTGCTGAACTACACAGATCTGCAGCACATTAATGTTTGGATTTATTTCTTAGTCTGGTAAATTATattgctctctctcacacagccaAAGCTGCTACTGACCCTGGTAAATTCTTATTGCATCTCCTAGCACTGTATTGTCTAACAGAACTGAATAGTACAACAATCTGAAATTTTTATAATCCAATAGTAAAGATGGTTGTTGGTGGTTTTATTGCTAGATGAATTCTCATTCGGCAGCACTTAGTGTTTTTGGAGCAATAGCAGCAAAACTGAGTAATTGATAGTGGAGACTATTAGAAAGTGCTGTTTTTATTTACTCTTCCTGTCCCTTTTGCTGCACAAAACATTATCATAGAGGTTCTTTGCAAAACCTGTTAAGATATCAACCATGGCCAACAGCAGCTCACTGAAATTCTCAGAATGGTGTTACAGTTAGAATTATGTTTTTAAGCATCTGTCGCACTTTAGGTTTACTTCTGAGTTCCTTGAACCATTTTGCTTAGACCCATACTAGAAAAATAGATCTTAGAACCACTGACAGTGGTTTCATTACTGTCAGTCTGTCAGCTATCTAATCATATCAGTAACATTagtggggctgtggccacacttggccaaaactttgaaatggccatgcaaattgaattgaatattcagtgcctcattagcattaggatgcttctggctgcggcacttggaaagtgccgctttcgaaagcgcgcagcttggcccagctacatgggggtcctttttgaaaggagcctgctcctttggaaatccccttattcctctcaacagaggggaataaggggatttctaaaggagcggggtcctttcaaaaaggacccccatgtagccgggccaagccgcgcgctttcgaaagcggcactttccaagtgtcgcggccagaagtgtcctaatgctaatgaggcgctgaatattcaattcagtgcctcattagtaatcttcgaaatggccatttgcatggccattttgaaattttggccaagtgtggccacagccgggGTGTTTTTTCAGCTGATCTTTGACATTGGACATTTGCAATGCAAGCCTGCTAAAACAAATGGAGTCACAAACCTTTCCTCTaaattctgcagctgcagactcATAATCTTCATAAATCTTACTAAAGGTCTCTGAGCTCTTAGGGGTGAACAGCAGGATGTGATTTTCAACAGGGACATCAAAAATCTTCACAGATGTCTGCAAAACAAAAGGCTCAACATCTGCTTTGCTCTCTGTATGCGGAACAGTGAAGCACGTGCTCAACGTATCGATGACATTCAGTTATGGGTTTGTATATTTTACTTTAGAAGACTGGTACAATTCCCCATCATTTCCATAACCCTGGGACTTTGTATTGTTTTAGAGAAGAGAAAGCAAGAGATTGGCAGGCGCTAAGTGATACCCTACTCAGGGAAAATCCCATTGTTCGTTCTGGTCTTAAACTATAAATAATGATTATGGTCTTCTAATATGACTTTGGTAGAACACCAGGCACATGATGTTGCCTCTGTCTCTCTAAGGGCTCATCTATGCTACAAGCTTAGGTTGATGTATTCAGCAGTAGGTCAAATTTTAAAATTGATCCATGTACTCCACCTGAGCTAGTAGAGTAATTCCTGATGTAACATTTAGGCCTCAAGTTAAGGGCAGCGTAAACACTGTGACAAGATcctggaagcatctgtcgacagaagctctgtcagaagagatgttctgaaaacttctgttgacagattgcacctACATATAATAGCAGATCTATCTTTTGAGCTGCTCTGTCGaaaaaaaggaccccccagagcatctacacgcttttttgttgttgacagcttctgtcaacaaaatgcattttgtgtgtagacgctctgagttttgtctacaaaactctctagtatagatgtagcctgtgttgTAATTGAGAGTTGCTGGCCACCAGGTGATGATCCAGAGTGCTCTGTTGCAAATGCTCTGGTGAGCACTTTGAACTCCAGTGCTCTTCAGCCAGTTGAGCAGGAAAACTCCTGGGAACCTTTGAATGTGCATTTTCCattggagctgcaggaagagctAGCCAGCACAGCTGAGCATGAATGCCCAGGGTCACAAATGCCTCCAGCATAGAGCATTCAGGAGATAGTGCATCTAATTGTTATTTGGGGGAAGAGTCTGTGCAGTTAGAGCGCCAAACCAGCAAAAGGAATGCCAATATCTATGCCAAAATCACACAAGGCAAGGTGAATAAGGCATGCACAAGGGACATGCAACAATGCCAAAGGGAGCTGAGACAAGCTTGGAGGCTTGTTGACATGCACCCATAAATACCCACAACAATGTTTTcatcccatgaggctttgggaccCTTACCCAGAATTCCAATCTGCTTCAGGGGCTGTGGGATAGCAGTGCATCACTCCTTGAATTGATGCAACCTCTGGCATTGAAGATGCGCTCCATCAACCACAAGCACATAGTGAGGACTTGCAGAATTGCATTTGTTAAATCAGTTGCTCAAAGTTGAATTAAATAAAAttgacttaattttgtagtgtagacatgccctacaTAAAAGATAGTGTTGCCTGTCAAGAGTGTTAGGATCGCCTCTGAAAACCAGCCAAACACTTGGCAACTGCATAGCATCCTTAGTCTGAGAGTTAAAATATGATTTTCCTCTTTACAACTATCTGATCCTGTTTTCCACAAATTACAAAACTGGTAAGGCGCATCCTTAAAGCTAACACATGTATTTGGTCACTAGTGATGGTCAACTGGAATGACTAACAGATTGGCCATCAGCTCAGAATAGATCAGCCTTGTTGAACAAGGCTGCAATTGCAAGTCCTTTGATTGGCTAGATGAGAACTTCACCATTATGGAGTTTCACGGTCTTCATTCTCCGTGAAAGAAGTCAATAGGGGAATATGGAGGGAGGTTTTATTGTGTTCGCAAAACTGGAGGAAAATGTCTTACAGTTGGATTATGGGCCTATAAAACATTTCTTGTGGTGTAGGTAGCTATGTAATTGTTACATCAGTTTTCTGCATGAGCCCCTCTTCTCCTCTGCGGGAATGGGCAGTGCTACAAGCCATTGTAAGATCAGCTGTTAGGAGTGACAGAGAAACACGGGGAGAACCCAGACTGAGAGCCCTCAAGGAGATTTTACATTTGTTCTTCCTTTGAGGCTTGTGTTAATCTAAGATAGAAATCACTTGGATTGGAACTCTGTGGTGTACAGGAAATGTGCATGACAAACAGCTGAACTATATAAGCTGGATTCTCACTCTAAATTCTGATGAGTTTCACTGACTAGGTCAACATAGTCATGAGCAGGTTCTGAAATTCCAGTAGCCTCAGAGCAAGATAAGAAAGAGATGATGTTTCACAGAATCTTTTGAGGCAGGTTGCTGCCAGGAATTTCCTTCTGTTGTAACTCAATTTTATTGTACAAAGTAAACATACCTCAAGATTATACTCTGTGACCAAATCCAGGGTAAAAGTTTTAAGTAATCTGGTGAGATCCACCTTGTTCTGCTTGCCATCTTCAGACACTTCATTATGTACGGGTTTTCCCTCAAATAATAATAAAGCCAAGTTTTTAAAGCAGCCATCTTTATCCTCAACCACAGTCAGCATGCTGTCATTATTTCAACATATCGTGGGTTTCAAATTTACTTTTTCTTGTCAACAGCAACTAAAATTTCATTGCTCATCTAAAATTAAGGCAGCACTAGATTAGTTACACAGTAGCAGCTACGTGTCAAGACAAAGCTgacatttttaatttactttgtgCCAATAGTACTAATACATTGTGTAAGCATTCTGAATTCTAACGCAAGATGCTTTCAATGCCTTGACACAATGAAATGGCAAGGGAACCTTCACTTTGACAACTTCTTGCTCTGGTTTGTTTTGCAGGCTAACTGTCAGTGTTACTTCTGTACAGTTTTGTAACTGTCATTCTGTTTGTGGAGCTCTCCTCCAGAGTATCACTTGGGgaaaaaggaggggggaaaaaactcCTTTACCAAAAACAACGTGCAGAGCATTTACAACACTTGCTGAATCCAGCCGATGCTGTAGGTGCTCAGTGATTTTATAATTAGGCCATTTTTCTTTAGGTGACTAAATATCAACTCAGAAGCCACAGTTGTGGATTAAcacaagggcaaaaggggcagttaccCGAGGGGCCTCAAGGCTACATAAGActgttttgtttaaacaatttgctctaatagaacaaaagaaatgtcatgtcttttgtattttaaaattaagtgtaatTTTACGATGCATCATGGGTAATAAGTATGAGTagatttttaaagcataaataatgatgttaTGTTGATATTTTATTGTTGGGGGGCAGTACATGTAACTGTATTGTCCCAGggtcccacctgttcttaatttGCCCCTGAGAATCCAGAATGAAGACCCTTATGTTTGTCTGTTTGGGCTTAGATTTCAGTTATCCATGGGCTGCAATGTACTACACTTTGGCTCTTCATTACTGAAAATACAGTAGTCATAACACTAAGCTGTTGGTATTCCTATTAGATGCTTCTACCACAATGGATTTTCCTCAACTGCCTCTTTATCTAAAGGCTCCTTTTACAGCTTATTGCACAGTTTCTGTCATGCACACATTCCTACCTTCTTGAACACAGCAATAGTGTTCTCTCGAATGCCATAGCTCACAAAAACCTCCTCGCTGGCTGTCACCCCAAATGGCATCTCGGGCACTTCTCTCGCAGTCTCAtaaaacacttccactgctctgcCGCGAAGATCCTGTAGATCAAAAGCAGTGATTTATAATCACCAGGTCCAGCATCCTGCACTGTGCTGGCCTAGATGGGAGGTAGGGGCAGATTGTGGCAGGCATTATGTAGGTTTCTGACGTGTAGGGTGGTGGGTAGATAGTGTCTAGATTTCCTAGATAATGTCTGCTGGGCTTGTATGGGATTGATATGACACACTCTTATCTCCACTCCCATCCCAACATGGACCTACCAGTGCCTCTGGAAAGTCCTGGCCTTGGGAGGCTCTGTCCAAGTGGGGTAAGAGTCATGACAGCATCAGATCCTGACCCCACTTCACCCCTTCCACACAGGAGCAGGGAGAGTCACACAAAAGGGTCTCTTCTGTACAGTAGCTCAAAAAGGAAGGATCTCTATCTGATTGTGGACCTACCTGCTGACGTGTCTGAATTGTTCTGTCTTTGCTGGATGCTTAGCTAGGACACTCTTCAAGACAGAAACCTTGTTTCCTAAGTCTGCAAGATAGTTCGTGCATTGTCAGCCTCCAATTATTAGTAAATAACAATGATGAAAaggcaacagctcctgcagcttTCATTCTGGCTGACAATTTTTTCATACTAAGTGAATAGTAATTTATATGCTGAGACCTT is a window from the Carettochelys insculpta isolate YL-2023 chromosome 16, ASM3395843v1, whole genome shotgun sequence genome containing:
- the PDILT gene encoding protein disulfide-isomerase-like protein of the testis isoform X2, with amino-acid sequence MKTLWILFLVLLFLPGLAAADGIGPKETKPKKAKLPQIKEENNILVLKKSNFDRALKETKYLLVDFYISLSGPSQTLAEEFAKAAKQLKKEAPHVRFGKVDVTDQKDLKKEFNIQEFPTVKFFVDGARKNPIDCKGVREAPAFVTWVKRRIGPSAVVINSTDQAEAMINSHDLAVLGFFKDLRGRAVEVFYETAREVPEMPFGVTASEEVFVSYGIRENTIAVFKKGKPVHNEVSEDGKQNKVDLTRLLKTFTLDLVTEYNLEIMFILVDTNETRNGRVFEYFRITEIDVPAVRIFNLTNDAKYKMPADEVTVENVRSFCHSYLDGKAKPHVSSEEIPVDWDKNPVKVLVGKNFNKVAFNKTKNVFVMFYAPWCHNCRKLLPIWDELGKKHENHKNIIIAKIDFTANDIQLVMLDRYPFFRFFPARSNTQAVVYDGEYTLEAFAEFLEKQSKPKAEATEKTPSGESKEALTEEELVIKQKEEL
- the PDILT gene encoding protein disulfide-isomerase-like protein of the testis isoform X1 encodes the protein MKTLWILFLVLLFLPGLAAADGIGPKETKPKKAKLPQIKEENNILVLKKSNFDRALKETKYLLVDFYISLSGPSQTLAEEFAKAAKQLKKEAPHVRFGKVDVTDQKDLKKEFNIQEFPTVKFFVDGARKNPIDCKGVREAPAFVTWVKRRIGPSAVVINSTDQAEAMINSHDLAVLGFFKDLRGRAVEVFYETAREVPEMPFGVTASEEVFVSYGIRENTIAVFKKGKPVHNEVSEDGKQNKVDLTRLLKTFTLDLVTEYNLETSVKIFDVPVENHILLFTPKSSETFSKIYEDYESAAAEFRGKIMFILVDTNETRNGRVFEYFRITEIDVPAVRIFNLTNDAKYKMPADEVTVENVRSFCHSYLDGKAKPHVSSEEIPVDWDKNPVKVLVGKNFNKVAFNKTKNVFVMFYAPWCHNCRKLLPIWDELGKKHENHKNIIIAKIDFTANDIQLVMLDRYPFFRFFPARSNTQAVVYDGEYTLEAFAEFLEKQSKPKAEATEKTPSGESKEALTEEELVIKQKEEL